From Brachionichthys hirsutus isolate HB-005 chromosome 16, CSIRO-AGI_Bhir_v1, whole genome shotgun sequence, a single genomic window includes:
- the gjc1 gene encoding gap junction gamma-1 protein: MSWSFLTRLLEEIHNHSTFVGKLWLTVLIVFRIVLTAVGGESIYYDEQSKFVCNSGQPGCENVCYDAFAPLSHVRFWVFQIILVAMPSLMYMGYAINKIARLDEAKGGLGSAAVRTGGGGYTHRKPRKICFGARQHRGIEETEEDQEDDPMIYEVPEIEPPKRPRDPLQPAPRPKIRHDGRKRIRDEGLMRVYVLQLVTRTVLEAGFLTGQYLLYGFRVMPVFVCSGKPCPHSVDCFVSRPTEKTIFLRIMYGVTVLCLTLNVWEMLHLGIGSICDILRRRRRPPQEDEYQLGLLGSNGAVEGSVGGTAPEAGSEGGVGADGVADYVGYPFSWNTPSAPPGYNIVVKPEQMPYTDLSNAKMACKQNRANIAQEEQQQFGSNEENFPTGGETRVALNKDMIQQAHEQLEAAIQAYSQQHQAEVQLVDNQDDKPQSNIIQAQPPPPQPQKDRKHRLKHGKGGSGGSSSNSSSSKSGEGKPSVWI, encoded by the coding sequence ATGAGCTGGAGCTTCCTCACgcggctgctggaggagatccACAACCACTCCACCTTCGTGGGGAAGCTGTGGCTCACCGTGCTCATCGTCTTCCGCATCGTCCTCACTGCCGTTGGGGGGGAGTCCATCTACTACGACGAACAGAGCAAGTTTGTCTGCAACTCGGGCCAGCCCGGCTGCGAGAACGTCTGCTACGATGCCTTCGCCCCCCTGTCTCACGTCCGTTTCTGGGTATTCCAAATTATTTTGGTAGCAATGCCTTCTCTCATGTACATGGGTTACGCTATCAACAAGATCGCACGATTAGACGAAGCCAAAGGAGGACTTGGGTCTGCCGCGGTTCGAACGGGAGGCGGCGGCTACACCCACAGGAAGCCAAGGAAAATTTGCTTTGGAGCGCGGCAGCACCGTGGAATCGAGGAGACCGAGGAAGACCAGGAGGACGATCCCATGATCTACGAAGTGCCAGAGATCGAGCCCCCAAAAAGGCCACGGGATCCGCTGCAACCCGCGCCACGACCCAAAATCCGGCATGATGGGCGCAAGCGCATCCGGGATGAGGGGCTAATGAGAGTGTACGTTTTGCAGCTGGTGACTCGTACAGTGCTAGAAGCGGGCTTCCTTACAGGCCAGTATTTGCTGTACGGGTTCCGCGTGATGCCCGTTTTTGTTTGCTCGGGTAAACCGTGCCCCCACAGCGTTGACTGCTTTGTGTCACGGCCTACGGAGAAGACCATCTTCCTGCGCATCATGTACGGCGTCACCGTCCTTTGTCTCACCCTCAACGTCTGGGAGATGCTCCATTTGGGGATCGGATCCATCTGCGACATTCTTCGCCGTCGGCGTCGCCCCCCTCAAGAGGACGAGTACCAGTTGGGCCTGCTGGGCTCCAACGGGGCTGTGGAGGGTTCAGTTGGGGGAACAGCTCCCGAGGCGGGGTCTGAGGGAGGGGTGGGTGCAGATGGAGTGGCCGATTACGTAGGGTACCCCTTTTCTTGGAATACCCCATCGGCTCCACCGGGCTACAACATTGTGGTGAAACCAGAGCAGATGCCCTACACGGACCTGAGCAACGCCAAGATGGCCTGCAAGCAGAACCGGGCGAACATTGCTCAAGAAGAACAGCAGCAATTTGGCAGCAATGAGGAGAACTTTCCCACTGGAGGTGAGACTCGCGTGGCTTTGAACAAAGACATGATCCAGCAAGCTCACGAGCAGCTGGAAGCCGCCATCCAGGCCTACAGTCAGCAGCACCAGGCGGAGGTGCAGCTCGTGGACAACCAAGACGACAAGCCTCAAAGTAACATCATCCAGgcgcagccgccgccgccgcagcctcAGAAGGATCGCAAGCATAGACTCAAACACGGGAAGGGAggcagcggcggcagcagcagcaacagcagcagcagcaaatcgGGAGAGGGAAAGCCCTCCGTATGGATTTAA